GGCGGCTACTACTACCCGCCGGCGATGGACGGCTCGCGCCCGGGCACCTTCTTCATCAACCTGGGTGACATGGCCTCCAACACCCGCTGGAGCACGCCCACCCTGACCTACCACGAGGGGTCGCCGGGCCACCACTTCCAGATCTCGATCGGGCAGACCCTGACCGACCTGCCACTGCTGCGCCGCAGCCTCAATCCCAGTGCGTTTTCCGAAGGCTGGGCACTGTATGCCGAGCAGCTGATGGCAGAAGCCGGCGTCTACCGCGACGACCCGGCCGGCGACATCGGCCGGCTGCAGGCCGAGATGTTCCGCTCGGTGCGCCTGGTAGTGGACACCGGCCTGCACCGCAAGCGCTGGACCCCCGAACAGGCCATCGCCTACATGCAACAGAAGACCGGCATGAAGGCCTCGGACGTGCGCATCGAAGTCAACCGCTACCTGGTGCAGCCCGGCCAGGCCTCGTCCTACAAGATGGGCCAGCTGCGCCTGCTGGCGCTGCGCGCCAAGGCGCAGAAGCAGCTGGGCGATCGGTTCGACATCCGCGCCTTCCACGACCTGGTGCTGGGCAACGGCGCGCTGCCGATGACCGTGGTGGAGCAGGCAGTGGATGCATGGGTGGCCAGCGGCGGCGGAGATCCCCGACGCGCTCCATGAGCGGGGCGCGGCTGCGTAGAAATACCTAGGCCGCCTCGGTGTAACTCCGCTTGTCCGCCCCGGTACGGGTGCGCAGAGTGAGGGCATGGCCACGTGGCCGGTTCCGCCCTACAGGAGAGCACCATGCGACATTCCCTTGCGTGCCCGCTGCTTGCGCTGCTGATCGCCGCGCCGCTGCCCTGGCAGTCGGCCAGCGGCGCGCCACCTGCGCCGCGCGCGGCCGCATCCGCTGCCACGCCTGCTGTGGCTGCCGCCACCGTCGACCCCGAGGCGGTGGCCGCACTGACCCGCATGGGCAAGGCGTTGCGCGCCCTGCCCCACTTCACGCTGGCGGCCACCACCCGTACCGACTACGTGCTCGATGACGGGCAGAAGCTCGCGCTGGCCGGCACGGTGGACTACAAGGTGCTCGGCCCGGACCGCTTCTTCGTCGAAATCCGCAGCGACCACCAGCATCGCCAGCTGTTCTACGACGGTCACACGCTGACCATTCATTCGCCACGCCAGAAGTACTACGCCACGGTGGAGAACCTGGACCGCAGCAGCCAGGCGCTGCTCAGCGATTCGGCAACGCGGCTGGGCGTGGAGTTCCCGCTGGCGGACCTGTTCCTGTGGGGAACGCCGGGCTTTCCGACCGACGTGATCGAGTCGGCGCTGTTCGTGGGCAGTGAACGCGTGGACGGCGAAGCGACCCGCCATTACGCGTTCCGCCAACCCGGGGTGGACTGGCAGGTCTGGATTTCCGATGCCACCCACCTGCCGCGGCAACTGCTGATCACCAGCCACGCCGATCCCGCCCTGCCCGACTACCAGGCCACGCTGAAGTGGGACACCCGCCGTGCCGTGTCCGCCAACGAGCTGGTGTTCCGCCCCGACGGCGCCACACGGATCGCGTTCGTCCCGGTGGCACAGGCCGGCGATGCCGACGACAAGGGAGGGCTCTGACATGGCTGCCACGACTTCGCTGCGCACCGCGCTGCTTGCCGCGCTGGTCTGCACCACCACTGCCGGCCTGCTGGCCAGCGCAGACGCACAGGGCCGCCCCGGGCTGCGCGGCTTCGCGCATCCGTCCATCGCCAGCCACGGCGGGTTCGGTGGCGGGTTTGCCGGCGGCGGCCACGGCGGTTTCGCGCCGCATCCTGGGCCCGGCCCGCATCCGGGTCCAGCGCCGGGACCGGGCCCACACCCGGGACCGGGCCCCCACCCTGGCCCCGGTCCTGGCCCGGGTCCTGGACCGCATCCCGGCCCTGGGCCTGGGCCTGGACCCGGTCCCGGCCCGGGTCCCGGCCCCCATCCTGGACCCGGTCCACACCCCGGGCCCGGCCCTTATCCGCCTCCTCCACCGCCGCCCCCGCCGTACTGGGACCACCCGTTCTGGGATGCCGCCGCCGTCACCGCCGGAGTGGCGCTGACCGCTGCTGCGATAGGCTCGGTGGTGTATTCGCTGCCGGTCGACTGCAGCACCGTGGTCGTGGACGGCATCGGCTACCAGCAGTGCAGCAATGGCTGGTACCAGCCGCGCTACGTGGGCACCACGGTGCAGTACATCGTCGTGGACGCGCCGCGATGAACTGCCGTATCGCCAGGGCCGTCACCGTGATCGGTGGCGTGCTGGCATGCGCCGGTGCGGGCGCGCAGAACGCGCCCGCGGCCTCGTCCACGGATGACATCGCGCGCAAGCTGGCCGATCCCGGTGCGGCGCTCATCTCCGTGCCGTTCCAGTACAACTACCTCGGCTCGGTCGGCCCGGGCGGTGACTTCCACAACCAGCAGCTCAAGATCCAGCCGGTGATCCCCTTTGTCGGCGAGCACGGCAAGTTCATCCTGAGGCCGATCCTGCCCATCCAGTGGAACCAGTATCCCCAGGACCGCAGCGGCACCGGCGACCTGTTCGTGCAGGGTTACTACATTCCGAAGACCGCGTCTGAAGAACGTGGCACGGAGTTCGGCTTTGG
This is a stretch of genomic DNA from Stenotrophomonas rhizophila. It encodes these proteins:
- a CDS encoding DUF2092 domain-containing protein; the protein is MRHSLACPLLALLIAAPLPWQSASGAPPAPRAAASAATPAVAAATVDPEAVAALTRMGKALRALPHFTLAATTRTDYVLDDGQKLALAGTVDYKVLGPDRFFVEIRSDHQHRQLFYDGHTLTIHSPRQKYYATVENLDRSSQALLSDSATRLGVEFPLADLFLWGTPGFPTDVIESALFVGSERVDGEATRHYAFRQPGVDWQVWISDATHLPRQLLITSHADPALPDYQATLKWDTRRAVSANELVFRPDGATRIAFVPVAQAGDADDKGGL